Genomic window (Salifodinibacter halophilus):
GCGCAAGCTCGTCGCCGGCCCGGGCGTTTACATTTGTGATGAATGCATTGAATTGTGCACGGAGATCGTCGAGGAAGAGCTTGGAAACGAGGAAGAATTTGAATTTAAAGACGTGCCGAAGCCGATGGAGATCAGGGAAATTTTAGATGAATACGTCATCGGCCAAGATGAGGCGAAAAAATCGCTCGCCGTTGCGGTTTACAACCATTATAAACGGATCAATTCCGGCA
Coding sequences:
- a CDS encoding ATP-dependent Clp protease ATP-binding subunit ClpX; this translates as RKLVAGPGVYICDECIELCTEIVEEELGNEEEFEFKDVPKPMEIREILDEYVIGQDEAKKSLAVAVYNHYKRINSG